TCTAAGAACTGAATGCGGTCGCCTTGGCCTTGTTCGTAAGGGTTATAAATTTCGATTTCGGCATATTGGCTTTCGGGCAATTCAATATGCATCATGACGGCCTTATTGCTTAGGCAGCTAGCTGTTGGGCCATGATAAACGGCTGGAAACTGTTCATCTTCGGCCTCTAGGTCTTTTCCGGTGACCCAACCTAAAATTGGAGAATCATAGAGGGTTTCATATTGTCCAATTTCTACGGCATAGGCTTTATGCACCTCAGAAAAAACGGGCATAGCGATATAGCTAAAGCCATTTTTGGGCCGATCGGCCAGCATTTGTTCAAATTCTTGGGCCGAATAGCTTTTAATTTCGGCAAATTGGGCCAAATTGCTCAATCGGCTGACAAAAAGATGCTGCAGATTTTTTTCTGCACCAGCTTCGCTCATAAAGTACGGAATCGTTCCCCCTAGCCATTGGCCAGCAGGCAACTGATCGAGTAATTCTTGGCTAGCTGCAATCAGCAGGAGTTCTCCTGCTTCAATGAGGCGGCGGGTTTCTTCTAAAGTTAATATTTGGTTGTTCGGCATGAGCCATTTTGTTAGCGGTTAAGATATGCATGGCCAACTACTATTTTTTGATATCTAGAATGACCATCGTTTGGTTCAGGACCAGATAGGCGATTTCGCCAAAAGTGAAGGGGTAATGGTAGCCTTGAGTATAGTTTTCTTCTCCGCCCAATTGCATAAAGTTAGCTACACAATTGTAGGCGACTAAGGTCGTTTCGTTTTTTGGGGGCAGTTTGGCCTTAAAAGCCGCTTGTCGGTTTTCTATGGTTTTGGCAAAGCGGTAAGTTTGGCTTTGAAAAACGGGAGCAGCAAAACTGACGGCCGTGGCGGCTTCTTCTGCCTGATAGATAGAGGTATTGAGTTGGGCACCACCAAAATCTCCGACCAAGGGGTACTCCATATTAATTTGATGCTCTTGGAGATAGCTCAAAAAGTTTTGTTTTTCGCCATCAATTAAACAATCCTCTACCTGATAGCCATCTTCTAGGAATTGGATTTGGGGTCCCTCGTTTTGTTCATAGATATTCACAATAGAGAGCTCCGCATATTGGTCTGCAGCAAGTTGGGCGTGCAGGGCCAAAAGTTGGTCCGTATAGACCGCTCCATTTTGGCCATTCACCACTAGTGGTTGAGCGGCCTCGCCCCAAACAATACCCGTTACCCAACCTAGGGTAGGCACATCAAATAGCTTTGGGTTTTGGCTAATTTGCAAGGCATAATTGGCCTGTACTTCCTGAAAAGCGGGCATCAGCAAATAGCTAAAGCCATTTTCTGGACGATCATCTAGCATTTGTTCCAATTCTTGAGCGCCATAGGCCTTAATGCTAAAATCTTGAATTTCAGTCGTCAGATCTGTCACAAAAACCTGCTCTCGGTTCAAGGTACCGCCCTCTTCGGTCATAAAGTAGGGAATGCTGCCACCGATCCAGTTACCTTTGGGCAGGGTGTTCAAAATTGGTCCATCTGCGGCAACAATTAAGGTTCGGCCTTCTGTAATCCATTGGGCACAAATTTCGGGGGAAACCAGTTGGTTGTTTTTCATGGGGAAGGGGGGGGCTTAATGTCTAAAAATAGCTTTAAGGTCGGCAGCATACATTTTTTCATTTTTGGCACAATAGGCCCAAAGCTGCTGTCTCGCTTCATTTAAGCTTAATTTTCCTTTGCGGAGCTGTACCTTGAGGCTATTCAGTTTTAGCTGTAGCGACAGGCTTTTTAACTTGGGCTTAATCCGCTCTTCTAAGAGGGCTGCCCATTCTTCTTCTTGAGGGTCTGCTAGCATAAAATTTCTGATTTAGTGGTTTCTCTCTCAATTTAATAAAAAAAGGCTTCTCAAGGAAGCCTTTTTTTATTCTTATTCTAGGGGCTCGCACTGCGGCCGCATTTTGTCAATTGTACTTTTTGCCAAATCATTGATGCCTTTTAGCTGGCCTTCTTCGGCTTTCCAAAAGGTGGCGCAGGTCTTTAATGGACTGTCACAAAGCATTTTAGACTGTAGTTTTCCTGTACTATCTTGGGCATATAACCAGAGCTCACAATGCTCATAATTTCCCAGATAAGTCCCTTTGGCTTTGGGCTGTCCATTCTGATAAAATTCTGCAAAGGGCCCATTTGCTTCATTGTTGCGCATAATCACCCATTCTTTGAGTTGCCCATTGGGGTAGTAGGTTTTCAGGCTATCATCCAAAACGCCCTCCTTATAATAGCCGGCCTGTTTCAGTTGGCCATCGGGGTAATAATAGCTTAGGGGCCCATCTTCCTGCCCTTTTTCATTATACTGAAAACGGGCGGCCAGTTTCCCATTCGGATGATATTGTTTTTC
This genomic interval from Saprospira grandis contains the following:
- a CDS encoding DUF6976 family protein — its product is MKNNQLVSPEICAQWITEGRTLIVAADGPILNTLPKGNWIGGSIPYFMTEEGGTLNREQVFVTDLTTEIQDFSIKAYGAQELEQMLDDRPENGFSYLLMPAFQEVQANYALQISQNPKLFDVPTLGWVTGIVWGEAAQPLVVNGQNGAVYTDQLLALHAQLAADQYAELSIVNIYEQNEGPQIQFLEDGYQVEDCLIDGEKQNFLSYLQEHQINMEYPLVGDFGGAQLNTSIYQAEEAATAVSFAAPVFQSQTYRFAKTIENRQAAFKAKLPPKNETTLVAYNCVANFMQLGGEENYTQGYHYPFTFGEIAYLVLNQTMVILDIKK
- a CDS encoding DUF6976 family protein, with amino-acid sequence MPNNQILTLEETRRLIEAGELLLIAASQELLDQLPAGQWLGGTIPYFMSEAGAEKNLQHLFVSRLSNLAQFAEIKSYSAQEFEQMLADRPKNGFSYIAMPVFSEVHKAYAVEIGQYETLYDSPILGWVTGKDLEAEDEQFPAVYHGPTASCLSNKAVMMHIELPESQYAEIEIYNPYEQGQGDRIQFLENDFSAAEVLINGEKQNFAHYCRANEIKGQLPLVANYSGALVNIDLERMEEDRVYFYGPVSTDQVYYWAKEITYSPDAFLDKMPKEKAQTAFNCISIYFNFQLNGVRLANYGGPFTFGEIAYLLLNQTLVLLYIQDK
- a CDS encoding toxin-antitoxin system YwqK family antitoxin; translated protein: MMKKIVAAASILLFMACQGEEQTQKNEGPKIWKTEQQADLLMEYQFDTIKQQKEGVYKEYSLQEGKKVLLLERKMKAGLSVGEEKQYHPNGKLAARFQYNEKGQEDGPLSYYYPDGQLKQAGYYKEGVLDDSLKTYYPNGQLKEWVIMRNNEANGPFAEFYQNGQPKAKGTYLGNYEHCELWLYAQDSTGKLQSKMLCDSPLKTCATFWKAEEGQLKGINDLAKSTIDKMRPQCEPLE